AAATTCTTGATTTACCACGTTATAATCTATATGATATTCTAATCCGCCGTTTTTTAAAAATTTTTCCAAATACAAAGCAAAATCTGCATCGTCATTTTTTATCTCATCCATAGCTTTTTTTGAAAGTGAGATTGGACGGATATCTACAGAAATCGCTTTGCTAATAGGGATATTAGAGTACTTTAAATCCACACCTAAAGTTGTTCCGTCTAAAAATTTATTTATATATGGAGCTATTTGAGCGTTTGAGAATTTTGAGAGGTACTCTATAAACTTGTCCGCATCTGAGACTACAAACTCATAATGCTTTTTTGTATCAAGATATTTAAAATGAGTTATCTCTTTTTTTGTTTGAACTCCGTATGAGTTTAATGTTTTAAGTTTAGTACTTAGTTCAGATTCTACTATTTTGTTTCCGATAAGCGGTAAAGAAGCAAGTGCGACTAAAACCACAGATGCAATAATGATAAGTTTTTTCATGAAATGTATTATATATAAATAAGTTTAATGTGGAGTTTTTAAAAAAGTAGAATATTTTACCAATGCCAAAGGCACTGATAAAAGAGTACAGTAACGATTAACGTTTTCTCGAAGAGAAGCTTAACGCTTGCTAAATTGGCGAGAACGACGAGCTTTACGCTTACCTGGTTTCTTACGCTCAACAACACGTGAATCACGAGTCATCATACCCTCAGGTTTAAGGATAGCTTTTAATTCCGGGTTGAATTTTACTAGTGCACGGCTGATTCCGTGACGTAGTGCATCAGCTTGACCACCGAAACCACCACCTAAAGTAGTAGCTACGATATCAACTGAAGTATCTTGTTTAGTTAAAACAAGTGGTTGCTTAACACGAAGTTTCTTAGCTTCAAGTCCACCAAGCCAAGCATCGATAGAAAGACCGTTTACAGTTATGTTACCAGATCCTGGAGTTAACCATACTTTTGCGATTGACGCTTTACGACGTCCTGTTGCATATGTTTTGTTTGCCATCTATCTATCCTTACTTAGCTATTTGTGCAGTGTGAGGGTGTTCAGCACCTGCATATACTTTTAATTTTTTAAGCATTTTAGCACCAAGCTTAGTTTTAGGAAGCATACCGCGAGTAGCTAATTTGTATAGTTTCTCCGGGTTTTTCTCTAAAAGCTCAGTCATTTTAACACTCTTAGTTGAACCGAAGTAACCTGAGTGTGAAAAATACTCTTTATTGTTAATTTTACCAAGACCGTTAAACTTAGCCTTAGAAGCATTGATGATAACTACGTAGTCACCACAGTCAATATTTGGAGTAAAACAAGCTTTGTTTTTACCGCGTAGAGCTGTAGCTACTTCAGTAATCATACGACCGAAAGTTTTACCTTCTGCATCGATTAGAATCCATTTTCTATCGATTTGTTCTTCAGTTGCAATTTTAGTAAATTTCATTGAACGAACCTTTCTGTATATTTAAGTGGTGGAAGTATAGTCACATAAACTTATAAACGACTTAATTTAAGTCATTTTTAATTAAACTTTACTGAATTTATGTTTTCTTTAAGGTTTTAAAATGCCAGAAGATTTATAAACATCATTATACCAAAACCAAACAGTAAAAAAGCAGAAATTACACTAATCCAATAAGATACGTTTTGAGATATTTTATGCTTAGCTTTATGAACTAAATAAGGCATGACGGTTATCCATAAAAGTATAGCACCAAGCATCCCAAATATCGTAAAAAAAGTATCTAACTCTTTAGCTG
The genomic region above belongs to Sulfurimonas lithotrophica and contains:
- the rplM gene encoding 50S ribosomal protein L13 — its product is MKFTKIATEEQIDRKWILIDAEGKTFGRMITEVATALRGKNKACFTPNIDCGDYVVIINASKAKFNGLGKINNKEYFSHSGYFGSTKSVKMTELLEKNPEKLYKLATRGMLPKTKLGAKMLKKLKVYAGAEHPHTAQIAK
- the rpsI gene encoding 30S ribosomal protein S9, whose amino-acid sequence is MANKTYATGRRKASIAKVWLTPGSGNITVNGLSIDAWLGGLEAKKLRVKQPLVLTKQDTSVDIVATTLGGGFGGQADALRHGISRALVKFNPELKAILKPEGMMTRDSRVVERKKPGKRKARRSRQFSKR